One part of the Ciona intestinalis chromosome 5, KH, whole genome shotgun sequence genome encodes these proteins:
- the LOC104265755 gene encoding uncharacterized protein LOC104265755 isoform X2 — translation MKITPKILLQRAQKPLLNVLHLDLTHLGIGAVEGLSYCPKLQSLDLSYNCLEEFENFESCVNLWKLNLSNNKIKCLSSLPQMFAIGTLDLSNNLLTWNELSHLRSIHILDLKLHGNSVLSSDTYYRLHVIDCLPNVWMLDGRLVTTAERLQVHHFFHDSALSRHPVRRKLTEKTILSTKSNDGSIYGCRTYEFTASFSVSEHQTSETDKRRLAFLAQQFTKDLCIVNRRMEKVLEQLPGNWLHHIIVNRHSQTERCNMLLLLLVSYLEFDLPFELVAQTLSVSKLNPLFGIDTDLLFKLDSQSTIEVVSLLVSACKLDREILRTDKNKGKFGGLYDKLYLCLYHAVAHLIVTKDKQRNINTRAFKQNPTRSNYRLARPHTAPPSYKNNKTLNNVSKTDHRALVEWKTHQCLLASELVLLLSVVPSFYHYISANHTGICKVLFIATGDAKLASHLSLIAEQLAVNGGDVSILYKEICKSVMYRIESAVKGQTSNLSIPKCDNWTSPLLSQQCEKTEQGKYILNTANAFPKRPKSAILASGEHLTSGRSRIVSRSNSTLHRTTPTLSLGSDVLLGAQNLARVIALPDQNVALVQMDAVPASNGSVVIHSSNADAHYSYIDTEKLEYDLYARYWKPVGSVGDKVTLQIKSPSTGVISDNQKSNVQSGQKEKKPNVETALTLYDENKLVGEGVYEGLNLQKPLSTVFCEKMQVNITDAIEQSGIQNPDLRKKFSLIPGNDVSTFLTQTHACDSYRENEKNGLVKNDSRDRDMTKYEPHDENLVKNYSRELDGIKFKPHDENLVKNDSCELDELKYEPHDENFVKNDSREMEGMKHEPHDENFVKNDSRELDELKYEPQDSVKEMLNNQDGTEENSEPDKRQQVVSIPITVPQTNVENVAEEESLQPNINKVDSIQHGVTHDDGNLLYSNPPTPTDQGKLEATKVQQHLSHRRAHSARVRKIPISNEVARKSRPSSAMISRQKQVMFHENVDHCEFESRPGSASSFQLRRTEAWRSSASSGSGFGIAPENSLHELIVDKISNKVKLGKGIKIPPQRPTSPDHPHIDIVQIKRLSKEKLLSPASYSIKSPISGGPKIKGRLLSTSRWLAEGRNVHKEKEEIKKCFTSPRLPGYLVGSNMFPTNTGSTSTRQSKPFHHLLSSYQRNNRNQSVSSSSLGGALVWHRPQFSALGELRKLSAKSNLPRKRQARPFLHK, via the exons atgaaaataacaCCGAAG attttacTTCAGAGGGCACAGAAGCCACTTTTAAATGTTCTACATTTGGATTTAACTCATTTGGGAATTG GAGCTGTAGAAGGACTTTCTTACTGCCCTAAACTTCAAAGCCTTGACCTCAGTTATAATTGTTTGGaagaatttgaaaattttgaatCATGTGTTAACCTGTGGAAACTAAATCTTTCAAATAacaag ATCAAATGTCTTTCATCATTACCACAAATGTTTGCAATTGGAACTTTGGATTTATCAAACAATCTCTTAACTTGGAACGAACTATCTCACTTACGCAGTATACATATACTGGATCTCAAACTACATGGAAATTCTGTGCTTTCAAGT GACACCTACTACAGACTACATGTTATAGATTGTTTACCCAATGTGTGGATGTTGGATGGAAGGTTGGTAACAACAGCTGAGCGTCTTCAAGTTCATCACTTTTTTCATGACTCGGCCCTTTCACGCCATCCAGTG AGACGTAAATTAACCGAGAAAACGATTCTTTCCACGAAATCCAATGACGGGTCAATATATGGATGTAGAACGTATGAATTCACTGCAAGTTTTTCTGTCAGTGAGCATCAAACTAGTG aaACCGATAAACGAAGATTAGCATTCTTGGCCCAGCAGTTCACGAAAGATCTTTGCATTGTTAACAGAAGAATGGAAAAAgtgttggaacaattgccagGCAATTGGCTGCATCATATAATTGTTAACAG ACATTCCCAAACCGAGAGGTGTAACATGTTACTTCTGCTCCTTGTTTCTTATTTGGAATTTGATTTGCCGTTTGAGTTAGTGGCTCAAACTTTATCTGTGAGCAAACTGAATCCACT gTTTGGAATCGATACCGATCTTTTATTCAAACTGGATTCACAATCCACAATAGAGGTTGTGAGCTTGCTTGTCAGTGCTTGCAAGCTTGATCGAGAGATTCTTCGCACAGATAAAAACAAAGGAAAGTTTGGAGGATTATACGACAAATTATATCTATGTTTGTATCACGCCGTGGCTCATCTTATTGTTACAAAAGATAAACAAAGGAATATAAACACAAGAG CTTTTAAACAGAATCCAACAAGATCAAATTATCGCTTAGCAAGACCGCATACAGCTCCACCAAGTTATAA gaACAACAAGACATTGAACAATGTTTCTAAAACTGATCACCGAGCATTGGTTGAATGGAAAACGCATCAATGCTTGCTGGCATCGGAACTTGTCCTTCTACTCAGTGTTGTTCCATCTTTCTATCATTATATTTCAGCTAATCATACTGGAATCTGTAAAGTTCTGTTCATTGCAACTGGTGATGCAAAGCTTGCTTCTCATCTCAGTCTTATTGCTGAGCAACTTGCTGTGAATGGG GGTGATGTAAGCATACTGTATAAGGAAATATGCAAAAGTGTGATGTACAGAATTGAAAGTGCTGTAAAAGGGCAAACTTCAAATCTGAGT ATACCAAAATGTGATAATTGGACTTCCCCTTTGCTTTCCCAACAATGTGAAAAAACAGAGCaaggaaaatatatattaaacacagcTAATGCATTTCCTAAACGTCCCAAATCTGCAATACTTGCTTCAGGAGAACATCTAACTTCAGGAAGAAG TCGAATTGTATCAAGATCCAACAGCACACTTCACAGAACGACTCCTACCTTGTCCCTCGGTTCAGATGTTTTGCTTGGAGCTCAAAATCTTGCCAGGGTCATTGCTCTACCAGATCAGAATGTTGCTTTAGTTCAAATGGATGCAGTTCCAg CATCAAATGGTTCAGTGGTTATCCACAGCAGTAATGCTGATGCTCATTATTCATACATTGATACTGAAAAACTTGAATATGATTTGTATGCAAGATATTGGAAACCTGTGGGTTCAGTTGGTGATAAAGTAACACTTCAAATAAAATCACCATCTACAG GTGTCATCAGCGATAATCAAAAGTCAAATGTGCAATCTGGACAGAAGGAAAAGAAACCTAACGTGGAAACGGCATTAACTCTTTACGATGAAAACAAACTTGTTGGTGAAGGTGTATATGAAGGATTGAATCTACAGAAACCTCTCTCTACtgtgttttgtgaaaaaatgcAAGTTAATATTACTGACGCTATTGAGCAGTCAGGAATTCAAAATCCAgatttaagaaaaaagttttcgtTAATACCTGGAAATGATGTTTCTACGTTTCTCACACAAACTCACGCATGTGATTCATATCGtgagaatgaaaaaaatggtttagtGAAAAACGATTCACGTGATAGGGATATGACGAAATATGAACCACACGATGAAAATTTGGTGAAAAATTATTCACGTGAATTGGATGgaataaagtttaaaccacACGATGAAAATTTGGTGAAAAATGATTCATGTGAATTGGATGAGTTGAAATATGAACCACATGATGaaaattttgtgaaaaatgaTTCACGTGAAATGGAAGGGATGAAACATGAACCACACGATGaaaattttgtgaaaaatgaTTCACGTGAATTGGATGAGTTGAAATATGAACCACAGGATTCTgtaaaagaaatgttaaataaTCAAGATGGCACTGAAGAAAATTCGGAACCAGATAAAAGACAACAAGTTGTGTCCATACCTATCACTGT GCCCCAAACGAATGTTGAGAATGTAGCAGAAGAAGAAAGTTTGCaaccaaatataaataaagtagaTTCCATTCAACATGGTGTAACACATGATGATGGTAACCTTCTTTATAGCAACCCTCCAACCCCTACAGACCAAG GTAAACTTGAAGCTACTAAAGTCCAACAACATTTATCACACAGACGAGCTCACAGTGCAAGAGTTCGGAAAATTCCAATATCAAA tgAGGTGGCAAGAAAATCCCGACCATCAAGTGCCATGATATCACGACAAAAACAAGTCATGTTTCATGAAAACGTTGATCACTGTGAGTTTGAATCACGACCTGGGAGTGCTTCATCATTTCAACTTCGTCGAACAGAGGCATGGAGGTCTTCTGCATCATCTGGATCAGGATTTGGAATCGCCCCGGAAAATTCACTTCATGAGCTGATTGTGgacaaaatatcaaacaaag TGAAGTTGGGCAAAGGAATAAAGATTCCACCACAGAGACCAACTTCTCCTGACCATCCACACATTGATATTGTTCAAATAAAACGATTAAGCAAAGAGAAATTATTGTCACCAGCATCGTATAGTATAAAGTCACCAATATCTGGTGGCCCAAAGATTAAAG GTAGATTACTGTCAACAAGTCGATGGCTAGCCGAAGGTCGCAATGTTcacaaagaaaaagaagaaataaagaaatgttttacTTCTCCTCGTTTACCTGGTTATCTTGTGGGTTCAAATATGTTTCCAACGAACACAGGAAG CACCAGTACAAGACAATCAAAACCATTCCACCACCTTCTATCAAGTTACCAACGTAACAATAGAAATCAAAGTGTCTCGAGTTCATCACTTGGTGGAGCACTTGTATGGCATCGACCACAGTTCTCTGCACTCGGTGAATTAAGAAAATTATCAGCGAAGTCAAATCTCCCAAGAAAACGACAAGCAAGACCATTTCTTCATAAATGA
- the LOC104265755 gene encoding uncharacterized protein LOC104265755 isoform X3, translating into MKITPKILLQRAQKPLLNVLHLDLTHLGIGAVEGLSYCPKLQSLDLSYNCLEEFENFESCVNLWKLNLSNNKIKCLSSLPQMFAIGTLDLSNNLLTWNELSHLRSIHILDLKLHGNSVLSSDTYYRLHVIDCLPNVWMLDGRLVTTAERLQVHHFFHDSALSRHPVRRKLTEKTILSTKSNDGSIYGCRTYEFTASFSVSEHQTSETDKRRLAFLAQQFTKDLCIVNRRMEKVLEQLPGNWLHHIIVNRHSQTERCNMLLLLLVSYLEFDLPFELVAQTLSVSKLNPLFGIDTDLLFKLDSQSTIEVVSLLVSACKLDREILRTDKNKGKFGGLYDKLYLCLYHAVAHLIVTKDKQRNINTRAFKQNPTRSNYRLARPHTAPPSYKNNKTLNNVSKTDHRALVEWKTHQCLLASELVLLLSVVPSFYHYISANHTGICKVLFIATGDAKLASHLSLIAEQLAVNGGDVSILYKEICKSVMYRIESAVKGQTSNLSIPKCDNWTSPLLSQQCEKTEQGKYILNTANAFPKRPKSAILASGEHLTSGRSRIVSRSNSTLHRTTPTLSLGSDVLLGAQNLARVIALPDQNVALVQMDAVPASNGSVVIHSSNADAHYSYIDTEKLEYDLYARYWKPVGSVGDKVTLQIKSPSTGVISDNQKSNVQSGQKEKKPNVETALTLYDENKLVGEGVYEGLNLQKPLSTVFCEKMQVNITDAIEQSGIQNPDLRKKFSLIPGNDVSTFLTQTHACDSYRENEKNGLVKNDSRDRDMTKYEPHDENLVKNYSRELDGIKFKPHDENLVKNDSCELDELKYEPHDENFVKNDSREMEGMKHEPQDSVKEMLNNQDGTEENSEPDKRQQVVSIPITVPQTNVENVAEEESLQPNINKVDSIQHGVTHDDGNLLYSNPPTPTDQVGKLEATKVQQHLSHRRAHSARVRKIPISNEVARKSRPSSAMISRQKQVMFHENVDHCEFESRPGSASSFQLRRTEAWRSSASSGSGFGIAPENSLHELIVDKISNKVKLGKGIKIPPQRPTSPDHPHIDIVQIKRLSKEKLLSPASYSIKSPISGGPKIKGRLLSTSRWLAEGRNVHKEKEEIKKCFTSPRLPGYLVGSNMFPTNTGSTSTRQSKPFHHLLSSYQRNNRNQSVSSSSLGGALVWHRPQFSALGELRKLSAKSNLPRKRQARPFLHK; encoded by the exons atgaaaataacaCCGAAG attttacTTCAGAGGGCACAGAAGCCACTTTTAAATGTTCTACATTTGGATTTAACTCATTTGGGAATTG GAGCTGTAGAAGGACTTTCTTACTGCCCTAAACTTCAAAGCCTTGACCTCAGTTATAATTGTTTGGaagaatttgaaaattttgaatCATGTGTTAACCTGTGGAAACTAAATCTTTCAAATAacaag ATCAAATGTCTTTCATCATTACCACAAATGTTTGCAATTGGAACTTTGGATTTATCAAACAATCTCTTAACTTGGAACGAACTATCTCACTTACGCAGTATACATATACTGGATCTCAAACTACATGGAAATTCTGTGCTTTCAAGT GACACCTACTACAGACTACATGTTATAGATTGTTTACCCAATGTGTGGATGTTGGATGGAAGGTTGGTAACAACAGCTGAGCGTCTTCAAGTTCATCACTTTTTTCATGACTCGGCCCTTTCACGCCATCCAGTG AGACGTAAATTAACCGAGAAAACGATTCTTTCCACGAAATCCAATGACGGGTCAATATATGGATGTAGAACGTATGAATTCACTGCAAGTTTTTCTGTCAGTGAGCATCAAACTAGTG aaACCGATAAACGAAGATTAGCATTCTTGGCCCAGCAGTTCACGAAAGATCTTTGCATTGTTAACAGAAGAATGGAAAAAgtgttggaacaattgccagGCAATTGGCTGCATCATATAATTGTTAACAG ACATTCCCAAACCGAGAGGTGTAACATGTTACTTCTGCTCCTTGTTTCTTATTTGGAATTTGATTTGCCGTTTGAGTTAGTGGCTCAAACTTTATCTGTGAGCAAACTGAATCCACT gTTTGGAATCGATACCGATCTTTTATTCAAACTGGATTCACAATCCACAATAGAGGTTGTGAGCTTGCTTGTCAGTGCTTGCAAGCTTGATCGAGAGATTCTTCGCACAGATAAAAACAAAGGAAAGTTTGGAGGATTATACGACAAATTATATCTATGTTTGTATCACGCCGTGGCTCATCTTATTGTTACAAAAGATAAACAAAGGAATATAAACACAAGAG CTTTTAAACAGAATCCAACAAGATCAAATTATCGCTTAGCAAGACCGCATACAGCTCCACCAAGTTATAA gaACAACAAGACATTGAACAATGTTTCTAAAACTGATCACCGAGCATTGGTTGAATGGAAAACGCATCAATGCTTGCTGGCATCGGAACTTGTCCTTCTACTCAGTGTTGTTCCATCTTTCTATCATTATATTTCAGCTAATCATACTGGAATCTGTAAAGTTCTGTTCATTGCAACTGGTGATGCAAAGCTTGCTTCTCATCTCAGTCTTATTGCTGAGCAACTTGCTGTGAATGGG GGTGATGTAAGCATACTGTATAAGGAAATATGCAAAAGTGTGATGTACAGAATTGAAAGTGCTGTAAAAGGGCAAACTTCAAATCTGAGT ATACCAAAATGTGATAATTGGACTTCCCCTTTGCTTTCCCAACAATGTGAAAAAACAGAGCaaggaaaatatatattaaacacagcTAATGCATTTCCTAAACGTCCCAAATCTGCAATACTTGCTTCAGGAGAACATCTAACTTCAGGAAGAAG TCGAATTGTATCAAGATCCAACAGCACACTTCACAGAACGACTCCTACCTTGTCCCTCGGTTCAGATGTTTTGCTTGGAGCTCAAAATCTTGCCAGGGTCATTGCTCTACCAGATCAGAATGTTGCTTTAGTTCAAATGGATGCAGTTCCAg CATCAAATGGTTCAGTGGTTATCCACAGCAGTAATGCTGATGCTCATTATTCATACATTGATACTGAAAAACTTGAATATGATTTGTATGCAAGATATTGGAAACCTGTGGGTTCAGTTGGTGATAAAGTAACACTTCAAATAAAATCACCATCTACAG GTGTCATCAGCGATAATCAAAAGTCAAATGTGCAATCTGGACAGAAGGAAAAGAAACCTAACGTGGAAACGGCATTAACTCTTTACGATGAAAACAAACTTGTTGGTGAAGGTGTATATGAAGGATTGAATCTACAGAAACCTCTCTCTACtgtgttttgtgaaaaaatgcAAGTTAATATTACTGACGCTATTGAGCAGTCAGGAATTCAAAATCCAgatttaagaaaaaagttttcgtTAATACCTGGAAATGATGTTTCTACGTTTCTCACACAAACTCACGCATGTGATTCATATCGtgagaatgaaaaaaatggtttagtGAAAAACGATTCACGTGATAGGGATATGACGAAATATGAACCACACGATGAAAATTTGGTGAAAAATTATTCACGTGAATTGGATGgaataaagtttaaaccacACGATGAAAATTTGGTGAAAAATGATTCATGTGAATTGGATGAGTTGAAATATGAACCACATGATGaaaattttgtgaaaaatgaTTCACGTGAAATGGAAGGGATGAAAC ATGAACCACAGGATTCTgtaaaagaaatgttaaataaTCAAGATGGCACTGAAGAAAATTCGGAACCAGATAAAAGACAACAAGTTGTGTCCATACCTATCACTGT GCCCCAAACGAATGTTGAGAATGTAGCAGAAGAAGAAAGTTTGCaaccaaatataaataaagtagaTTCCATTCAACATGGTGTAACACATGATGATGGTAACCTTCTTTATAGCAACCCTCCAACCCCTACAGACCAAG tagGTAAACTTGAAGCTACTAAAGTCCAACAACATTTATCACACAGACGAGCTCACAGTGCAAGAGTTCGGAAAATTCCAATATCAAA tgAGGTGGCAAGAAAATCCCGACCATCAAGTGCCATGATATCACGACAAAAACAAGTCATGTTTCATGAAAACGTTGATCACTGTGAGTTTGAATCACGACCTGGGAGTGCTTCATCATTTCAACTTCGTCGAACAGAGGCATGGAGGTCTTCTGCATCATCTGGATCAGGATTTGGAATCGCCCCGGAAAATTCACTTCATGAGCTGATTGTGgacaaaatatcaaacaaag TGAAGTTGGGCAAAGGAATAAAGATTCCACCACAGAGACCAACTTCTCCTGACCATCCACACATTGATATTGTTCAAATAAAACGATTAAGCAAAGAGAAATTATTGTCACCAGCATCGTATAGTATAAAGTCACCAATATCTGGTGGCCCAAAGATTAAAG GTAGATTACTGTCAACAAGTCGATGGCTAGCCGAAGGTCGCAATGTTcacaaagaaaaagaagaaataaagaaatgttttacTTCTCCTCGTTTACCTGGTTATCTTGTGGGTTCAAATATGTTTCCAACGAACACAGGAAG CACCAGTACAAGACAATCAAAACCATTCCACCACCTTCTATCAAGTTACCAACGTAACAATAGAAATCAAAGTGTCTCGAGTTCATCACTTGGTGGAGCACTTGTATGGCATCGACCACAGTTCTCTGCACTCGGTGAATTAAGAAAATTATCAGCGAAGTCAAATCTCCCAAGAAAACGACAAGCAAGACCATTTCTTCATAAATGA
- the LOC104265755 gene encoding uncharacterized protein LOC104265755 isoform X1, translating into MKITPKILLQRAQKPLLNVLHLDLTHLGIGAVEGLSYCPKLQSLDLSYNCLEEFENFESCVNLWKLNLSNNKIKCLSSLPQMFAIGTLDLSNNLLTWNELSHLRSIHILDLKLHGNSVLSSDTYYRLHVIDCLPNVWMLDGRLVTTAERLQVHHFFHDSALSRHPVRRKLTEKTILSTKSNDGSIYGCRTYEFTASFSVSEHQTSETDKRRLAFLAQQFTKDLCIVNRRMEKVLEQLPGNWLHHIIVNRHSQTERCNMLLLLLVSYLEFDLPFELVAQTLSVSKLNPLFGIDTDLLFKLDSQSTIEVVSLLVSACKLDREILRTDKNKGKFGGLYDKLYLCLYHAVAHLIVTKDKQRNINTRAFKQNPTRSNYRLARPHTAPPSYKNNKTLNNVSKTDHRALVEWKTHQCLLASELVLLLSVVPSFYHYISANHTGICKVLFIATGDAKLASHLSLIAEQLAVNGGDVSILYKEICKSVMYRIESAVKGQTSNLSIPKCDNWTSPLLSQQCEKTEQGKYILNTANAFPKRPKSAILASGEHLTSGRSRIVSRSNSTLHRTTPTLSLGSDVLLGAQNLARVIALPDQNVALVQMDAVPASNGSVVIHSSNADAHYSYIDTEKLEYDLYARYWKPVGSVGDKVTLQIKSPSTGVISDNQKSNVQSGQKEKKPNVETALTLYDENKLVGEGVYEGLNLQKPLSTVFCEKMQVNITDAIEQSGIQNPDLRKKFSLIPGNDVSTFLTQTHACDSYRENEKNGLVKNDSRDRDMTKYEPHDENLVKNYSRELDGIKFKPHDENLVKNDSCELDELKYEPHDENFVKNDSREMEGMKHEPHDENFVKNDSRELDELKYEPQDSVKEMLNNQDGTEENSEPDKRQQVVSIPITVPQTNVENVAEEESLQPNINKVDSIQHGVTHDDGNLLYSNPPTPTDQVGKLEATKVQQHLSHRRAHSARVRKIPISNEVARKSRPSSAMISRQKQVMFHENVDHCEFESRPGSASSFQLRRTEAWRSSASSGSGFGIAPENSLHELIVDKISNKVKLGKGIKIPPQRPTSPDHPHIDIVQIKRLSKEKLLSPASYSIKSPISGGPKIKGRLLSTSRWLAEGRNVHKEKEEIKKCFTSPRLPGYLVGSNMFPTNTGSTSTRQSKPFHHLLSSYQRNNRNQSVSSSSLGGALVWHRPQFSALGELRKLSAKSNLPRKRQARPFLHK; encoded by the exons atgaaaataacaCCGAAG attttacTTCAGAGGGCACAGAAGCCACTTTTAAATGTTCTACATTTGGATTTAACTCATTTGGGAATTG GAGCTGTAGAAGGACTTTCTTACTGCCCTAAACTTCAAAGCCTTGACCTCAGTTATAATTGTTTGGaagaatttgaaaattttgaatCATGTGTTAACCTGTGGAAACTAAATCTTTCAAATAacaag ATCAAATGTCTTTCATCATTACCACAAATGTTTGCAATTGGAACTTTGGATTTATCAAACAATCTCTTAACTTGGAACGAACTATCTCACTTACGCAGTATACATATACTGGATCTCAAACTACATGGAAATTCTGTGCTTTCAAGT GACACCTACTACAGACTACATGTTATAGATTGTTTACCCAATGTGTGGATGTTGGATGGAAGGTTGGTAACAACAGCTGAGCGTCTTCAAGTTCATCACTTTTTTCATGACTCGGCCCTTTCACGCCATCCAGTG AGACGTAAATTAACCGAGAAAACGATTCTTTCCACGAAATCCAATGACGGGTCAATATATGGATGTAGAACGTATGAATTCACTGCAAGTTTTTCTGTCAGTGAGCATCAAACTAGTG aaACCGATAAACGAAGATTAGCATTCTTGGCCCAGCAGTTCACGAAAGATCTTTGCATTGTTAACAGAAGAATGGAAAAAgtgttggaacaattgccagGCAATTGGCTGCATCATATAATTGTTAACAG ACATTCCCAAACCGAGAGGTGTAACATGTTACTTCTGCTCCTTGTTTCTTATTTGGAATTTGATTTGCCGTTTGAGTTAGTGGCTCAAACTTTATCTGTGAGCAAACTGAATCCACT gTTTGGAATCGATACCGATCTTTTATTCAAACTGGATTCACAATCCACAATAGAGGTTGTGAGCTTGCTTGTCAGTGCTTGCAAGCTTGATCGAGAGATTCTTCGCACAGATAAAAACAAAGGAAAGTTTGGAGGATTATACGACAAATTATATCTATGTTTGTATCACGCCGTGGCTCATCTTATTGTTACAAAAGATAAACAAAGGAATATAAACACAAGAG CTTTTAAACAGAATCCAACAAGATCAAATTATCGCTTAGCAAGACCGCATACAGCTCCACCAAGTTATAA gaACAACAAGACATTGAACAATGTTTCTAAAACTGATCACCGAGCATTGGTTGAATGGAAAACGCATCAATGCTTGCTGGCATCGGAACTTGTCCTTCTACTCAGTGTTGTTCCATCTTTCTATCATTATATTTCAGCTAATCATACTGGAATCTGTAAAGTTCTGTTCATTGCAACTGGTGATGCAAAGCTTGCTTCTCATCTCAGTCTTATTGCTGAGCAACTTGCTGTGAATGGG GGTGATGTAAGCATACTGTATAAGGAAATATGCAAAAGTGTGATGTACAGAATTGAAAGTGCTGTAAAAGGGCAAACTTCAAATCTGAGT ATACCAAAATGTGATAATTGGACTTCCCCTTTGCTTTCCCAACAATGTGAAAAAACAGAGCaaggaaaatatatattaaacacagcTAATGCATTTCCTAAACGTCCCAAATCTGCAATACTTGCTTCAGGAGAACATCTAACTTCAGGAAGAAG TCGAATTGTATCAAGATCCAACAGCACACTTCACAGAACGACTCCTACCTTGTCCCTCGGTTCAGATGTTTTGCTTGGAGCTCAAAATCTTGCCAGGGTCATTGCTCTACCAGATCAGAATGTTGCTTTAGTTCAAATGGATGCAGTTCCAg CATCAAATGGTTCAGTGGTTATCCACAGCAGTAATGCTGATGCTCATTATTCATACATTGATACTGAAAAACTTGAATATGATTTGTATGCAAGATATTGGAAACCTGTGGGTTCAGTTGGTGATAAAGTAACACTTCAAATAAAATCACCATCTACAG GTGTCATCAGCGATAATCAAAAGTCAAATGTGCAATCTGGACAGAAGGAAAAGAAACCTAACGTGGAAACGGCATTAACTCTTTACGATGAAAACAAACTTGTTGGTGAAGGTGTATATGAAGGATTGAATCTACAGAAACCTCTCTCTACtgtgttttgtgaaaaaatgcAAGTTAATATTACTGACGCTATTGAGCAGTCAGGAATTCAAAATCCAgatttaagaaaaaagttttcgtTAATACCTGGAAATGATGTTTCTACGTTTCTCACACAAACTCACGCATGTGATTCATATCGtgagaatgaaaaaaatggtttagtGAAAAACGATTCACGTGATAGGGATATGACGAAATATGAACCACACGATGAAAATTTGGTGAAAAATTATTCACGTGAATTGGATGgaataaagtttaaaccacACGATGAAAATTTGGTGAAAAATGATTCATGTGAATTGGATGAGTTGAAATATGAACCACATGATGaaaattttgtgaaaaatgaTTCACGTGAAATGGAAGGGATGAAACATGAACCACACGATGaaaattttgtgaaaaatgaTTCACGTGAATTGGATGAGTTGAAATATGAACCACAGGATTCTgtaaaagaaatgttaaataaTCAAGATGGCACTGAAGAAAATTCGGAACCAGATAAAAGACAACAAGTTGTGTCCATACCTATCACTGT GCCCCAAACGAATGTTGAGAATGTAGCAGAAGAAGAAAGTTTGCaaccaaatataaataaagtagaTTCCATTCAACATGGTGTAACACATGATGATGGTAACCTTCTTTATAGCAACCCTCCAACCCCTACAGACCAAG tagGTAAACTTGAAGCTACTAAAGTCCAACAACATTTATCACACAGACGAGCTCACAGTGCAAGAGTTCGGAAAATTCCAATATCAAA tgAGGTGGCAAGAAAATCCCGACCATCAAGTGCCATGATATCACGACAAAAACAAGTCATGTTTCATGAAAACGTTGATCACTGTGAGTTTGAATCACGACCTGGGAGTGCTTCATCATTTCAACTTCGTCGAACAGAGGCATGGAGGTCTTCTGCATCATCTGGATCAGGATTTGGAATCGCCCCGGAAAATTCACTTCATGAGCTGATTGTGgacaaaatatcaaacaaag TGAAGTTGGGCAAAGGAATAAAGATTCCACCACAGAGACCAACTTCTCCTGACCATCCACACATTGATATTGTTCAAATAAAACGATTAAGCAAAGAGAAATTATTGTCACCAGCATCGTATAGTATAAAGTCACCAATATCTGGTGGCCCAAAGATTAAAG GTAGATTACTGTCAACAAGTCGATGGCTAGCCGAAGGTCGCAATGTTcacaaagaaaaagaagaaataaagaaatgttttacTTCTCCTCGTTTACCTGGTTATCTTGTGGGTTCAAATATGTTTCCAACGAACACAGGAAG CACCAGTACAAGACAATCAAAACCATTCCACCACCTTCTATCAAGTTACCAACGTAACAATAGAAATCAAAGTGTCTCGAGTTCATCACTTGGTGGAGCACTTGTATGGCATCGACCACAGTTCTCTGCACTCGGTGAATTAAGAAAATTATCAGCGAAGTCAAATCTCCCAAGAAAACGACAAGCAAGACCATTTCTTCATAAATGA